A stretch of the Acanthochromis polyacanthus isolate Apoly-LR-REF ecotype Palm Island chromosome 22, KAUST_Apoly_ChrSc, whole genome shotgun sequence genome encodes the following:
- the LOC127531754 gene encoding NLR family CARD domain-containing protein 3-like isoform X5 — protein MTSEMLLNILEDLDDDELSRFHWFMQQPNNVQGLPAIKKSQLQTLDRCKTVDVMVQTCKDCGAVQMTRVVLQKISRNDLLQRFPASSSGPEVPVSDVGEPSENREPSSSQTQPPLPQTEDETVPEPEPRPIRYYQQKLQSNFQETFLVTTEGWAADEERLVDVYTDLYITAGRDVHVNTQHEVVQIDKVWKPSDTETQIQPRDIFKHPSGKDIPIRTVLTNGIAGIGKTFLVRKFVLDWAEERTNQDVHLIFPFTFRALNSLEGKEFGLSELIHDRIPETKDVTVEALNYIFTALQSSGSSSYHKSRFKLLFVFDGLDESRLHLDFDVNNIPSVDVTKSTKIEILLSGLISGKLLRSARLWITTRPAAADQIPPNLVNTITEVRGFTDPQKEEYFRKRFKEQVHSIISHMKKSRSLHIMCHIPVFCWITATVLEELLKTRKGGDLPRTLTEMYVEFLRFQIDHTKEKYGSENCFQYIKSLAKLAFEQLQKGNLIFCEKDLRESGIDLSEASVYSGVFTEIFKAERRRKEKEKMFSFIHLSVQEFLAALHVHVTFINSGINLLEEEQQTTSWWSNLFRAKVDPTTVFYQRAVDEALQSPNGHLDLFLRFLLGLSLPTNQNLLRGLLTQTGSSSQTNQKTVEYIKKKINENVSVERSINLFHCLNELKDDSLVERIQQSLRSGYLYTYEMSPAQWSALVFILLSSEEHLDVFDLKKYSASEEALLRLLPVIKASKKVVLSGCNLSERSCGALSSVLSSQSSSVTELDLSNNNLQDSGMESLSAGLESPHCKLEALRLSGCLVTEEGCASLASALSLKTSNVRELDLSYNHPGDSGKKMLRAKVEDPHCRLETLRVTPAGVPWLTPGLRKYSCQLTVDTNTVHRELKLSDNNRKVTYVEVDHSYPDHPDRFDCCCPQLLCRTGLTGRCYWEVEWRGVVNISVSYRRIRRKGNNYASDCEFGCNDQSWSLICSDDGGYYVIHNDSKTPIRSSSVSHRVSVYVDVDAGTLSFYRVSSDSLILLHTFNTTFTETLYPGFGFMWCDFPSRDPVRRIRTSRPGSSVSLC, from the exons ATGACGTCAGAGATGCTCTTGAACATCCTGGAGGATCTGGATGATGATGAGCTCTCCAGATTCCATTGGTTCATGCAGCAGCCCAACAATGTCCAAGGCCTCCCAGCCATCAAAAAGAGTCAACTACAGACACTAGACAGGTGCAAAACTGTGGATGTGATGGTACAGACTTGCAAAGATTGTGGAGCTGTGCAGATGACCAGGGTGGTTTTACAGAAGATCTCCAGGAATGATCTGCTGCAGAGGTTTCCTGCCAGCAGCTCAGGACCAGAAG tgccTGTCAGTGATGTTGGAGAACcttcagagaacagagaaccttCCTCCTCTCAAActcagcctcctcttcctcagactgaag ATGAGACTGTTCCGGAACCAGAACCACGTCCCATCAGATATTACCAACAGAAGCTTCAGTCAAACTTCCAGGAGACGTTTCTGGTCACAACAGAGGGGTGGGCAGCAGATGAAGAGCGTCTGGTTGATGTCTACACAGACTTGTACATCACAGCTGGCCGGGATGTGCACGtcaacacacaacatgaggtaGTACAGATTGACAAGGTGTGGAAGccatcagacacagagacacagatccAACCCAGAGACATTTTCAAGCATCCTTCTGGAAAAGACATACCCATCAGAACAGTGCTGACCAATGGGATTGCAGGGATTGGAAAAACATTCCTCGTGCGCAAGTTTGTGTTGGACTGGGCCgaagaaagaaccaatcaagaCGTGCATCTTATTTTCCCGTTCACTTTCCGTGCTCTGAATTCACTGGAGGGAAAAGAGTTTGGGTTGTCAGAGCTCATTCATGACCGTATCCCAGAAACTAAAGACGTCACAGTGGAGGCTCTGAATTACATCTTTACAGCTCTGCAGTCCTCAGGATCCAGCAGCTACCACAAGAGCAgattcaaactgctgtttgtgtttgatggacTGGACGAGAGTCGCCTTCATCTGGACTTTGATGTCAACAACATTCCCTCTGTGGATGTAACAAAgtcaacaaaaatagaaatccTGCTGAGCGGACTAATCAGTGGAAAACTGTTGCGCTcagctcgcctctggataaccacacgacctgcagcagccgaTCAGATCCCTCCAAACCTTGTCAACACTATaacagaggtcagagggttcaccgacccacagaaggaggagtacttcaggaagagattcaaGGAGCAGGTCcacagcatcatctcccacatgaagaagtcacgaagccttcacatcatgtgccacatcccagtgttctgctggatcactgctacagttctggaagAGCTGCTGAAAACCAGaaagggaggagatctgcccagaaccctgactgagatgtatgTAGAGTTTCTAAGATTTCAGATTgatcacacaaaagaaaagtacGGTTCAGAGAATTGCTTTCAGTACATAAAGTCATTAGCTAAACTGGCTTTTGAACAGCTGCAAAAGGGCAATCTGATCTTCTGTGAGAAAGATCTGAGAGAAAGTGGCATCGATCTGAGtgaagcctcagtgtactcaggagtgttcacagagATCTTCAAAGCAGAGCGAAGgcggaaagagaaagaaaagatgttCAGCTTTatccatctgagcgttcaggagtttctggctgctcttcatgtccacgtgaccttcatcaactctggaattaacctgctggaagaagaacaacaaacaaccTCCTGGTGGTCAAATCTGTTCAGAGCCAAAGTTGATCCaacaacagttttctaccagagagctgtggacgaggccttacagagtccaaacggacacctggacttgttcctgcgcttcctcctgggtctgtcactgccgaccaatcagaatctcctacgaggcctgctgacacagacaggaagtagctcacagaccaatcagaaaacagtggagtacatcaagaaGAAGATCAATGAGAATGTGTCTgtagagagaagcatcaatctgttccactgtctgaatgaactgaaggatgaTTCTCTCGTGGAGAggatccaacagtccctgagatcaggatATCTGTACACATATGAaatgtctcctgctcagtggtcagctctggtcttcatcttgctgtcatcagaagaacatctggacgtgtttgacctgaagaaatactctgcttcagaggaggctcttctgaggctgctgccagtgatCAAAGCCTCAaagaaagttgt actgagtggctgtaatctgtcagagagaagctgtggagctctgtcctcagtcctcagctcccagtcctccagtgtgacagagctggacctgagtaacaacaacctgcaggattcaggaatggagagtctttctgctggactggagagtccacactgtaaactggaagctctcag gctgtcaggctgtctggtcacagaggaaggctgtgcttctctggcctcagctctgagcttgaagacctcaaatgtgagagagctggacctgagctacaaccatccaggagactcagggaagaagatgctgagagctaaagtggaggatccacactgtagactggaaactctcag ggtgacgcctgctggagtcccatggttgacaccaggtctgaggaagt attcctgtcaactcacagtcgacacaaacacagtacacagagaactcaaactgtctgacaacaacaggaaggtgacataTGTGGAGGTGGATCACtcgtatcctgatcatccagacaggtttgactgCTGTTGTCCTCAActgctgtgtagaactggtctgactggtcgctgttactgggaggtggagtggagaggagtgGTTaatatatcagtgagttacagaagaatcagaaggaaaggaaacaatTATGCCTCTGACTGTGAGTTTGGAtgtaatgatcagtcctggagtctgatctgctctgatgATGGTGGTTACTATGTCATTCACAATGACAGTAAAACAcccatcaggtcctcctcagtctctcacagagtttcagtttatgtggacgttgatgctggaactctgtccttctacagagtctcctctgactctctgatcctcctccacaccttcaacaccacattcactgaaactctctatcctggatttgggttCATGTGGTGTGATTTCCCAAGTCGCGATCCTGTACGTAGGATCAGGACATCCAGGCCtggttcctcagtgtctctgtgctga